The following DNA comes from Nitrospirota bacterium.
ACAACGGGATATCGAGAAAACTGGCGTGATTCGCCGCCACCAGGACGCCGCCCGTCCGAGGAATGTTCTGGCTGCCGACCGGTCGGTACCGGAAACAGAGGCGGCCGACCGCTCTGAACACAACCCACAACAACCCATAGACGATTCCGCTCACAATTTGGCCGCGATCACCGACATCATTTCATCGACCACTTGATCGGGGTCCAGCTTCGAGGTATCGATCCGGAATGCGTCCGGGGCGGGAACCAGCGGCGCCACCTCTCGTGCACGATCGCGGGCGTCCCGTCCGGATAAATCCTGACGGGTCTGCTCGAGTTGAGTCCTGTGCCCCGCCCCGACGAGTTCGCGGTGCCGTCTGGCCGCCCGAACATCGACATCCGCCTCGAGAAAGAATTTCACATCGGCGCCCGGAAAGACCTTCGTGCCGATATCCCGTCCCTCGGCCACCACTGAGCCTGCGGCGCCGACTTCTCGCTGAATCGGCAGAAGCCACTCCCGGACAGCGGGAATGGCGGACACGACGGAAGCGGCAGCGCTGATCTCCGGCGTCCGGAGCTCGCCGGTCACGTCACGGTCGTCGACGTGGACTCTCATTTGCCCGTGGGCGAACTCCATTCGAATGTGCGTTTTCGGAAGGATCGCGGCGACCGCGGCGCTGTCGGTGGGCACGATGCCGGACATCCTGACCTTCCACGCTACGGCACGGTAGAGCGCTCCCGTATCGAGATACACATACCCCAATCGGGCGGCCAACAGCTTTGCAACGGTGCTCTTTCCGGCTCCTGCCGGTCCATCGATCGCGATAATCAACCGGCCTCGGCCATGCTGTGCTTCACGACCGCTCCCTGGTGCGGGTGTATTATAGTCATCAACAATGTTCTGTCAATAATTCCAATATCTTACGCTCGAAATTCGGAAAAGACGTCTCGATACACTCCGTGTCGTCGATGACCGTCGGGGAGTTGGCCGCCAGTCCGGCGATCGCCAGGGACATGGCCACCCGGTGGTCGCCGTGGCTGGTGCAGGCCGCGCCGCGGAGCACGCGGTTTCTGTCGCCTTGCCCGAGGCCCTGGATGATCATCCCGTCCGGCTTCTCAGTGATATGCCCGCCCATCCTGCTCAGCTCCATGGCCATGGTCGCGATGCGATCGCTTTCTTTCACCCGCAGTTCTTCCGCTCCGCTGATGACGGTTTCGCCTTGCGCGACCGCGGCGGCGACACACAGAATCGGGAATTCGTCGATAGTCTGCGGAATCTGTTCCGGCCCGACACGGACTCCGCGCAGCGACGCCGACGTGACCCGGAGATCCGCCACCGGTTCCCCGGCCTCCTCGCGCCGATTCATGATCTGAATGTCCGCTCCCATTCGGGAAAGGATTTCCAGGATGCCCGTC
Coding sequences within:
- the cmk gene encoding (d)CMP kinase, which encodes MIIAIDGPAGAGKSTVAKLLAARLGYVYLDTGALYRAVAWKVRMSGIVPTDSAAVAAILPKTHIRMEFAHGQMRVHVDDRDVTGELRTPEISAAASVVSAIPAVREWLLPIQREVGAAGSVVAEGRDIGTKVFPGADVKFFLEADVDVRAARRHRELVGAGHRTQLEQTRQDLSGRDARDRAREVAPLVPAPDAFRIDTSKLDPDQVVDEMMSVIAAKL